The window CTCTTCCATCGGTCTAACTCCTGTCGGAGAAGGTCCTCCTGAGAGGGCTCCTGGAGCTCGTCTTCCGGGAGAAGTTCCTCCGGCGAGGGCTCCGGTGGGGCTCCTATACGGACGGCGTCGGTCAGCACCCTCGCCGCCCTTATGAGCCGTTGGCGTCCAAGATCAGACAATCAGCTCTTCCTCTCCGCCTCGGGCTATAACGATCTCTCCGGCGTCCTCCAGGGCACGGACGACGTTGACGATCTTCTGCTGAGCTTCCTCTACGTCCCGCACTCGAACGGGCCCCATGTACTGCATGTCTTCGGTGAGCATATCCGCCGCCCTCTGGGACATGTTTTTGGTGAATTTGGTCTTGAGGTCCTCGGTGGCCCCTTTGAGGGCCAGCCCAAGGTCTTTCATCTCCACCTCTCGAAGCACCCTCTGGATGGAGCGGTCGTCCAGGCCGGAGATGTCCTCGAAGACGAACAGTCTCCGCTTGATCTCCTCCGCCAGCTCGGGGTCGTTTTCCTCGAGGTTTTCCATGATGTTTCTCTCGGTGCCTCGGTCCACCCGGTTGATGATCTCCACCACCGAGTCGATTCCGCCGGCCATGGTGAAGTCCTGGCCTATGACGGTGCTGAACTTTCTCTCCAGAACTCTTTCGACCTCTCTGAGCACCTCCGGGGTTATACGGTCCATCTTGGCTATACGCTTTGTGACCTCCGCCTGCATGGTGGCGGAGAGACGACCTATTACCGCCGAAGCCTGTTCAGGGGTAAGGTAAGAGAGTATCAGTGCGATGGTCTGAGGATGTTCTCCCTGGATAAAGCTTATGAGCTGCTGAGGATCGCTGTGCTTCATGAAGTCGAAAGGGCGAACCTGGAGGCTGGCGGTTATCCGGGACAGAAGGCTCTGGGCCCTCTCCGGCCCTAAGGCCTTCTCCAGAACCTCTCTGGCGTAGTCCACCCCTCCCTGGGCCATGTATTCCCTGGCGAGGATGAGCTCCTGGGCCTCTTTTAAGACCGCCATTCTCTGGTCCGACGATACCTTTCGGAGGTTGGCTATCTCCAGGGTCAGTATCTCTATGCTGGTCTCGTCGAGATGCTTATAGGACTGAGACGCCACCTCGTTTCCCAGGGTGACCATGAGGATGGCTCCTTTTTGTTTTCCCTTCATCTGCACTCTAGACGACGTGTCTTTGGCCAAGTGAATCCCTCCTAGGCTAGTCTTCCACTATCCACTCCCGAACGAAGGCGGCAAATTCCTCCGGGTTGTTGAGAGCGTAGTTCCTGATCTGCTCCTCCAGCACCGCCATCTCCCCCTGTCCTTCAAGCATTCCAGGGGACGTGAGAAGGTCCTGAAGGCTGGGGACTTTGCCTGCGTCGTCGGTCTTTCTGGCGGCGTCCAGGAGACGCTGTTTTCGACGCTTTTGGTACCACAGATAGGAGCCGATGCCTAAAAGGACCAGGAGTATTATGAGGACCGCCAGTATGACTATCATCCTCTGACGCTGCTCCGCCGCCAGCTGTTCCGCCATGCGGTCCGCCAGGGTGGTGGAGAACTTCATTGACTGGATGGCTATCTGGTCTCCTCTTTCGGCGCTGAAGCCTACCGCCGGAGCGACCAGAGCCCTTATGTCCTCAAGCTGTTCTGCGGTGAGATCTCCGTCCACCAGTACCGATGCGGTGAGCCGTCTGACCGACCCAGGTGTCTCTACGCTTTCCGATTCGTGGGTGGTTATCTCGTAGTTTGTGGTGGTCTCCGCTTTGTTGTACTCACCTGAGCCAGATCCGTTGGTGGCGATAGCGTAGCCCGGGATGTTGGTGGTGGTGCCTGGAGCTCCTCCCGCAGGGCCTCCGGTGCCTACGTAGCTTTCCTCCATGTTCTGCTGGCTTCTGATCACCCCTTTGCCCGTTGGGCCGGGGATGAACTGTTTGGAGGCGTTTCTCTTTTTGTCCAGATCGAGGTCCACTTTTATCCTGACGACGACGCTTCCTGGACCGAAGACCCGCTCCAGCATGGCTCGGACTTTCCGCTCCATCTCCCTTTCGTGCTGTCTCTCCAGCTCTCTTTGTACCGAGGAGACGGTTCTGGTGGTTCCGTCGGTGTATATGAACATATCGTCCTCTAACATGTCGGAGAGGACGTTTCCATCGGTGTCCACCACCGACACGTCGTCGGGGACGAGACCCTCTACGCTGTGGCTGACTAGGTGTACTATGGCCTTTATATGCTCCGGGTTTATGGAGGTGCCTTTTTTGAGCCTGATAAGCACCGAGGCGGTAGCGGGCTGTTGCTGCTCCAGAAAGAGCTGAGGCTGAGGGAGGACTATGTTGACCCTGGCGTAGTCCACCGCGTCTATCTGGGTCACCGTCCTGGCAAGCTCTCCCTCCAGGGCCCGGACGTAGGCGATTTTCTGCTGAAATTCGCTCATGCCCATTTTGGAGTCGTCGAAGAGCTCGTAGCCCTTTACCCCTCCTTTAGGGAGGCCTTCTCTGGCCAGTTCAAGCCTCACCTCGTAAACTCTGTCCTTAGGCAAGAGTATGGCGTTTGCCGCTGGGTCCAGCTTGTAGGGTATTTTGTTTTCCTTGAGGTAGGCGGCTATGGAGGCTTCGTCCCTTATCTCCAGGCCGGAGAAAAGGGGCTCCCAGCTTTCACTGCCCGATAGGGCCACTACCGCCACCAATCCCAAAAAGACAGCACCGGTGACCCCCACCAGAGTGAGCTTCTGCCACTTCAGGAGGGACGACCAAAACAGGGCTAACTTTTCTTTTGCGTCGGAAAAACGGTCCATAGGGGAAAACTAAACGGGCATCCGGCCAAGTTGCTGATAGGCGTCTACCAGCTTGTCTCGGACCTGGACCATAAGCCGGAAGGCCAGCTCAGCCTTCTGCACCGATCCGACGACTTCCGATACGTCGTCTACGTCTCCTAGAGCCAGTCTCTGAACCATAACGTCCGCCTCTATCTGCATGTCGTTTACCCCGATAACCGCTTCTTTGAGGACATCCTCAAAGGGCTTTACCGGGGCGGTTTTATGCCTAACCTCTCGCCCCAGGTCAAACCCCTGAGCACCGACCTTAGCAAGATCTAATCTAACGCCATCCAATTTAAAACTCCTCCGATCCTTGATCTGTCTGAGAGAAAGATATTACCGGGTTTTATTGTATCATGTCACCGATAAACGGTAGGTATATTGGTCCTAGGGAGATTATATAGATACTGATCCTTTGGACTCAAAAGCGAAAATAGCCACCTCTTAGGGCGGCTATTCCGTCTTTTGCTATGGGTTTTAGAGCTGATTCAGGATCTGAACTTTTTTAACCATGACGTAGGTCCGTCCGCTGCCCAAGGAGGACCTCAGTTCACCGGCTACCCATATGGGGGTGTTCTCCTCCTGCTTCTCCAGCCATTGGATGACCTCAGGATCAAAGGCCCTCATCCGAAGGAAATCTACTCTGTTGCTGCCATCCATGTCCCGATACTCTCTCTTAAGGGAGAACTCGGTGTACTTGCCTAAACGGTTCTCCCCGCAGGAATCCCCTTTGATAAAGTGAAGAACCCCCGAAAGGTAGACGTCATTGACCAGTTTTTCCATCCTTTTTCCTCCTCAGCTATTCGTCATAGACTTACCGTCCTCCGCCTTTCGGCGCTCCATTCTCCTACCTACAAGATACCATATGTGCGGCGGTAAGAGCAAACAATGCCGCTATATCAGCACAGAGCTTTTTCCATTACCGAGCTGAGGTGGCGACTGAAGGCCGCTGGATCCTTTAGGGCTCCACCTTCCGCCAGAAGTGCCTGTCCGTACAGGACGTGACAGAAGGGGATCAGGCTCCCTTTATCTTCCTCCATCAGGGAGGTCATTTTCTTGAGGACCTGGTGAGATAGGTTTATCTCCAGGATTCTCTTGACCTCCGGGACGTCTTTGCCCATGGCTTTCATTATCCTCTCCATCTGAGGGGTCATGTCGTCCTCATCGCCTACGATACAGGCAGGAGAGGATTTGAGCCTGGAGGATATTTTCACGTCTTTAACGGTGTCCTTCAGGGTCTCTTTTATGAAGCTCAGCAGGGAGGTCCCGTCCTCTTCAGGCTCTTCCTTGGGCTCCGATGCTCCCTGAGAGGCCGATTTGAAGGATTTTTCGCCGAAACGAGCCCCTTGGACCCATATTTCATCCACCGGGTCCGCCAGGAGTAGAACCTCCTCACCGGCCTCAAGAAGTGCCTCTAGGTGGGGGGAGTTCCTGAGAATTTCCACCGACGGTCCGGTGATGTAGTGGATGTCCTCCTGATCGGCCTTCATTCTGGAGATATATTCTTCCAAGGTGGTCAGATCCTGCCCTGCGGTTGATGAGAAGAGGCAGAGTTTTTTTATCGCATCTCCGTTTCCGTCGTCCTGGGCGAGCCCTTCCTTTAGGACCGTGCCGAACTCTCGCCAGAAGGTCAGATACCTGTCTCTGTCGTCGGAGAGGATCTTTTTGAGGGACTGAAGGACCTTTCTGGTCACTCCCTTTTTTATGGCCCTTACCTGTCTGTCCTGCTGGAGTATCTCCCTTGAGACGTTAAGAGAGAGATCCTCCGAGTCGACCACCCCTCTGATGAATCGGAGGTAGCTGGGAACGATGTCCTTACAGTCCTCCATTATCAGGATCCTTTTGACGTAGAGGTTTACGCCGGAGGTGCCGTCCCTCATGAAAAGGTCGTAAGGAGCCTGAGAGGGTATAAACAGGAGGCCGTGCATCTGGGACATTCCCTCGGTGGTGAACACTATCCTCTCGAGAGGGTCTTTCCAGTCGTGGGCCACATGGCGATAGAACTGGCGATATTCTTCCTCCGATACCTGATCCTCGGGCTTCATCCAGAGGGCTTTCATGGAGTTAAGGGTCTGGTCCTCAAGGACGGTCCCGCTCTCCTCTGCCTTAGGTTTTTCCACCTGCATTTTTATGGGGTAGGAGACGAAGTCGGAGTAAGACCGAACTATGTCCTGGATCACCCACTGGGAGGTGTAGTCCTTCAGGCCGTTTTCCGGGTCCGCCTCTTTTAGCTTTAAGGTAACCGTGGTCCCGCAGGTGGGCCTGTCGGCCTCCTCAAGGGTGTAGGTTCCATCCCCTGAGGACTCCCATCTCCAGCCTTTTTCCTCTCCCGCTTTCCTGGTGAGAAGAGTGACCCTGTCGGCCACCATAAAGGCGGAGTAGAATCCGACGCCGAACTGGCCTATGAGCATCTCCGCAGGATCTCCCTCTCTACGCTCTTTCAGCCTTTCGAGGAACTCTCTGGTTCCCGATTTGGCTATAGTGCCTATGTAGGCGATTATCTCATCTTTGGTCATACCTATTCCGTTGTCGGAGATCGAGAGGTTTCGGTCCTGCTGATCCCTGACTATACGGATGAAAGGATCCCCCGCCACCTCAGCGAGGTCGGGGTCGGTGAGAGACTGAAGGTGGAGCTTATCCAGAGCGTCCGATGCGTTAGAGATGAGCTCCCGGAGAAAAACGTCTTTGTTTGAGTAAACCGAGTAGATCATCATGTCCAGGATCTGTTTTGCCTCGGTCTCAAAGCTGTAGGTTTCTTTCACGACACTCATCGTGGCTATTCCTCCTCCTGTTTTCGTTTTTTAAATTCTCTGCAACTCTTTTTTGAAGGTGCTCTTGTATCCCATGATCTTCCTTACGTAGCGGGTTCCCGAGGTGCCTAGATATCGGTGGAGAGCTTTGTCCATGTTTCCACCGCTGTCGTTTAGGTATCTTGACAGTATCCAGGTTCCAACTAGTATGTTGTTTCTCGGGACCATCAGGTCGTTTAAGGTCTTTATCCAGGGGAATTTTGCTGCTATGGATTTTTTATGTACATTCCAGTTTATCTGCATAAGGCCGTGGGCGTATCTGGACCGGGCGTTAGGCCTTACGGTGGACTCTTTTACGATCATAGCGGCTATAAGGGCCGGATCGTTTATTCCGAACTGGGCACAGGCCTCCATTATGTAACCGGCGTACTGGATTCCCGCTGAGGTAGACACCTCTTTGTTATATCGCTGGAATCCTTTAGCTATGGCCTTTAGCCTTTCGTCGGGCTTTGGCTCAGCCCTTTTCGCTACCGTGTAGGACGATCTGTACTGGTTTCTTATGTACTCGTCCAGTACCTTAGCTTTCTCCACATGGCTCTGAGCTAGCCCCGAGGGGGCAAAGATCAGCACCAGAAGCAAGGATAAAGCCAGGGCGGGGGGGGATTTTACAGCCACGCTCATCACTCTCCAGTTCCGTCGTTTTTCCGAGTAAAGCAGCTCCGGTTCCTGCATAGCTAAAGGGAACCTCTAAAAACTACCCTTCGAGTCCCCTCGAAGAGACCGTCCCGCCTGCGCCCTGTTTCGCCCAGGCGTATACTCGACCTGCCTGTTCCGTACGAACCGCCTCGGAGGGCACGTCCTGTGCCCCCTCGGCTTGGGGCGACGTCCTGTCGCCCCATTCGACTACACGACGGCAGGTCGAGTATACGGGCTCAAATGGGCTCCGTCGAAACGATCTCTCCGAGGATTAGAGTTTTTAGAGGTGCTCTAAAGCAAAACCGATGGCACTAAAAAGCTAAGAACTCCATACAAATCATGTAGCCAGGACAGAGATACGTCAACACGGAAAATAAATTAGAATACCTAGGGTAAAAGCGAGTATATAGCTTTCCCTTAGGACTTTGAAGCCTTGGAAGGACAATTTTACAAGACCAAAGCATTGCCATCAAGGCCACAGGGGGGACAAAAAGAGAGCCCTGGATTTTAGGGCTCTCCGTAAGACCGATGGATCACCCTTTCAGTATATCGAGGGCGTTGTTCCACATGTTTTTAGCCGAGTCGGTCACAGCTAAGTTGGCCTCGTAGGCTCGGCTAGCTACCATCATGTCCGCCATTTCCCTGACTACGCTGACGTTAGGCATAGACACATAGCCCTCGTCGTTAGAGTCGGGATGATCGGGCTGATAGACCAGCCTAGGGGCGGAGGATTCGTCTTTAGCGATCTCCGCTACTTTGACCCCTCCTTTGACCTTGCCGTCGCTGCCTATTTCGTCCAGTATCTGCTGAAAAACCGGAACCCGCCTGAGGTAAGGGCCCCCTTCAGGGGTTCTGGTGGTGTTGACGTTGGCCAAGTTCTGGGAGATGGTGTCCATCCAGAGCCTGTGGGCGGTCAGCGATGTTCCCGCTACGTCTATGGTGCTAAAGACTTTCATCATCGTCCTCCTATGGCGGTTTTATAGATCGAGACTTTTTTGGTGAGAAATCTGGTCATGCCGGTGTATCCCAACCTGGCCTCGGTCATTTTTGCCATCTCTATCTCCGGGTCGACGTTGTTTCTGTCCAGCCTATAGAGCTGATCGATTATTCGATCCTCTCTGGGAACCACGTCCTCGGTGCTTTTGGCGTGAGTGGACATATGCTTAGGGTCCGTTGACGCCATAGGCAACCGGTCAGGGCCGTTTATGACGTCGTTTAACTGGTCCTCGAAGGAGACCTCCCGTCTGGCGTAGCCAGGGGTGTTGACGTTAGCCAGGTTCTGACCGACAGCCCTGAACCTGTGGGACAGGCCCTGAAGGTCTTTTTCCATGATTTTCCATGTTTTATCGAACAAAAAAACCACCTCCGGTCAGAGAGCTTCTGGCTAAGAGAGAGTTACTCTTCCTCCTCCTGGGAGAACTCCAGCCCAAGCTCCTCTATAAACAGGGGACTGAGAACCTTTATAAAGGTACCTTTCATTCCCAGGCTCCTGCTCTCTATTATACCCGCACTTTCCAGTTTGCGAAGGGCATTTACGATCACGCTTCTGGTTACTCCTACCCTGTCGGCGACTTTGCTGGCGATGACGACGCCCTCGTAGGATCCAAGTTCACGGATGATGTGCTTGATGGATTCGACTTCCGAGTAGGAAAGGGCTCTCATGGCCATCTGGACGACCAGTCTCTCCCTGGCTCTCTCCTCTATGACTTTGGTCCTGTCGTGAAGTATCTCTATTCCAACCAGGGTTGCCAGGTATTCGGCCATTACGAAGTCCTTGGTGTGGAAGGTGTCGCCAAAGCGGACGAGCATGAGGGTTCCAAGACGCTCGGCGGCTCCGTAGATAGGCACGAAAAGGGCGTCTTTCTCAGGGCCTTCCTCTTTATCCTTAGGATCGTCGAAAATATAGGCGTCAGGCTTGCTCATGAGGGTCTCTCTCTGCTGGTTGAGCCTCTCCATGAAGCTCTCAGGCATGTAGCCTTTCTCCAGGAAAGCCGCTATGGCCTCGGAGTGATACTGGCTGACCCAGGAGTAACCCATTATCTGGCCCTCTCTGCTCAATATGTAGACGTTAGCGGTGGAGAACTCCCCTAGGAGCTTCGCCAGCTTGCTGTAGTCCGGCTTGGTTCCCTCTCTCCTGCTCTGAAGAGCCCTGCCTACTAGCCTGGTCTTTTCAAGCAAATCCTGCATTTCGTCCGCACAGCTTACTACATTAGTCTTTATATCTTCCACGTAAAACCCTCCTTGATTTTCCTTGCTTTCACTAAAGCAGGTATCTTCTTACGTCGCTGTCTTTTACGAGAGGACCGAGCTTATCCTGGACCATCGATCGATCCAGAGTGAGGGTCTCTCCCTGTCTCTCTGGAGCGGAAAAGCTTATTTCCTCCAGAAGCTGCTCTATCATGGTATGGAGCCGCCTGGCCCCTATGTTTTCCATTTCGGCGTTCATTCTCTCCGCCAGAGAGGCTATTTCGTCCACTCCGTCGTCGGTGAACACCAGTTTTACCTTTTCAGTTCCCAGCAAAGCCTCGTACTGCTGGAGCAGGCTGTGGTGGGGTTCGGTTAGTATCCTGGAGAGCTGGCCTTTGTCCAGAGGTTCGAGCTCGACCCTTATGGGGAACCTTCCCTGAAGCTCTGGGACCAGGTCCGAGGGCTTGGTCTGATGGAACGCTCCGGCCGCAATGAAGAGTATGTGGTCCGTGGAGACCTGGCCGTGTTTGGTCTGTACCGTGCAACCCTCTACCACCGGAAGGAGGTCCCTCTGGACTCCGTCACGGCTGACGTCGTGGCCTCCTGAGGATCCTTTTGAGACTATTTTGTCTATCTCGTCGATAAAGACGATACCCTCTTCCTGGGCTTTTTCGAGCCCAAGCCTGGTGGCGGCCTCTCCGTCTATGAGTTTTTCCGCTTCCTCTCCCTGAAGGACCCTGAGGGCGTCTTTGACCTTCATGGTTCGCCGTTTTTTCTTTTTAGGCATGAGGCCCCCCAGCATTTCGCCGATGTTCATGCCCATTTCGTCCATGCCCATTCCGCCCATCATAGGGATACCGAGCTGGTGGCTCTCCTGGACCTCTATCTCCACTTCCCGATCGTCCAGCTTGCCCTGGGCCAGGAGGTCCATGAGCTTGGACCTGGTGGACTCCCTCATACGGTCTTCCTCCGGCGTCTCGGGCTCGGCGTCCTGTTGGTCACCGCTAAGGCCTTTCATGACGCTCATGAAGGTCGGGATACCGCCGCCTTGGGGCTTTCTGGAGGGGACCAAAAAGTCTATAACCCTCTCTCTGGCCTTCTCCATGGCGGGCTCCTGAACGTCTTCGAGCATCTTCTTTCGGACCATCTGAATGGACATCTCAACCAGGTCTCGAATCATCGATTCGACGTCTCGGCCCACGTAGCCTACCTCGGTGAACTTAGTGGCCTCCACCTTGACGAAAGGGGCGTTCACTAGCTCCGCCAGGCGACGGGCGATCTCGGTTTTACCTACCCCAGTAGGCCCTACCATGAGGATGTTTTTAGGGGATATCTCCCTTGCGAGTTCGGGCTCCAGCAGTCTCCGTCTCATTCTGTTTCTGAGGGCTACAGCGACCGCCCTTTTGGCTCTGTCCTGACCTACTATGTAGCGGTCAAGGTATTTGACTATCGCCGAGGGGATCAGGGAGTTTCCGTTTAAAGGCATCACCGTAGCACCTCCATGGATATAACGTCGTCGGTGTAGATACAGATACTGGCGGCGATCCCCAGGGATTTTTTGGCTATGATGTCGACGGTCCAGTCGCTGCATTCGAGGTATGCCCTGGCCGCCGCAAGGGCGTAGGCCGCCCCGGAGCCGATGGCCGCAGCGTCGTGCTCGGGCTCTATTATGTCTCCCGCACCGGAGAGGAGGATCGTATGCTGTCTGTCGGCCACCAGCATCATGGCCTCCAGACGGCGAAGCATTCTGTCGGTTCTCCACTGCTTTCCCAGCTCTACCGCCGCCCTCATGAGGTTGCCGCTGTGCTCGTCGAGTTTTTTCTCGAAGAGCTCAAGCAAGGTCATGGCGTCGGCGGTGGATCCGGCGAAGCCGGCCAACACCGATCCACCGTGGAGTCGCCTCACCTTTACGGTATTGGATTTGATTATCTGGTTTCCTAAGGTCATCTGACCGTCTCCGGCCATGGCGACGGTGCTCCCTTTTCTGACGCAGAGTATCGTTGTTCCTTCAAACATCTTATCAACCTCCAGCCCTTGGATGGGCCGATTCATAGCTGGACCTCAGGTGCTGAGCGGTTATCCGAAGATATACCTGGGTTGTGGTGAGGTGCTCGTGCCCAAGCAGCTCCTGAACGACCCGAAGGGACGCTCCGCCCTCCAGGAGATGGGTGGCGAAGCTGTGCCTGAGAGAGTGAGGAGACACGTCGCTCAGACCCGCTCTGGCAGCCGCTTCCACAACGATTCTGTGGACGGTCCTGACGGTCAGGTGGCCGCCCCGCTTGCCTGGAAAGACAAAGTAATCGTTAGGGGACTGGGCCTTTATGCCCATCAACGCTTTTTGGGCCATAGAGCAGAATGGGACCGCCCTCTCTTTGGAGCCTTTTCCCATAACCTTGAGCCATCGCTCCTCGAGCTCTAGGTCCTCCCACTTGAGGGAGACCACCTCCGCTACCCTAAGTCCGCTTCCGTACATGAGCTCCAACAGGGCGCCGTTTCTAAGGCCCTGGTCGGAGTCGTATGCCATGTCTATGACCTTAAAAACCTCTTTCACCGATATAGCTCTAGGAAGTCTCTCGGAGATAGAGGGCCCCCGAACCCTGCTCGAGGGGTCTCTGTCTATGAGGCCCTCTTTTTTGAGGTGCTTCATCAGGCTTTT is drawn from Dethiosulfovibrio salsuginis and contains these coding sequences:
- the fliG gene encoding flagellar motor switch protein FliG; the protein is MKGKQKGAILMVTLGNEVASQSYKHLDETSIEILTLEIANLRKVSSDQRMAVLKEAQELILAREYMAQGGVDYAREVLEKALGPERAQSLLSRITASLQVRPFDFMKHSDPQQLISFIQGEHPQTIALILSYLTPEQASAVIGRLSATMQAEVTKRIAKMDRITPEVLREVERVLERKFSTVIGQDFTMAGGIDSVVEIINRVDRGTERNIMENLEENDPELAEEIKRRLFVFEDISGLDDRSIQRVLREVEMKDLGLALKGATEDLKTKFTKNMSQRAADMLTEDMQYMGPVRVRDVEEAQQKIVNVVRALEDAGEIVIARGGEEELIV
- the fliF gene encoding flagellar basal-body MS-ring/collar protein FliF — encoded protein: MDRFSDAKEKLALFWSSLLKWQKLTLVGVTGAVFLGLVAVVALSGSESWEPLFSGLEIRDEASIAAYLKENKIPYKLDPAANAILLPKDRVYEVRLELAREGLPKGGVKGYELFDDSKMGMSEFQQKIAYVRALEGELARTVTQIDAVDYARVNIVLPQPQLFLEQQQPATASVLIRLKKGTSINPEHIKAIVHLVSHSVEGLVPDDVSVVDTDGNVLSDMLEDDMFIYTDGTTRTVSSVQRELERQHEREMERKVRAMLERVFGPGSVVVRIKVDLDLDKKRNASKQFIPGPTGKGVIRSQQNMEESYVGTGGPAGGAPGTTTNIPGYAIATNGSGSGEYNKAETTTNYEITTHESESVETPGSVRRLTASVLVDGDLTAEQLEDIRALVAPAVGFSAERGDQIAIQSMKFSTTLADRMAEQLAAEQRQRMIVILAVLIILLVLLGIGSYLWYQKRRKQRLLDAARKTDDAGKVPSLQDLLTSPGMLEGQGEMAVLEEQIRNYALNNPEEFAAFVREWIVED
- the fliE gene encoding flagellar hook-basal body complex protein FliE — translated: MDGVRLDLAKVGAQGFDLGREVRHKTAPVKPFEDVLKEAVIGVNDMQIEADVMVQRLALGDVDDVSEVVGSVQKAELAFRLMVQVRDKLVDAYQQLGRMPV
- the htpG gene encoding molecular chaperone HtpG, with translation MSVVKETYSFETEAKQILDMMIYSVYSNKDVFLRELISNASDALDKLHLQSLTDPDLAEVAGDPFIRIVRDQQDRNLSISDNGIGMTKDEIIAYIGTIAKSGTREFLERLKERREGDPAEMLIGQFGVGFYSAFMVADRVTLLTRKAGEEKGWRWESSGDGTYTLEEADRPTCGTTVTLKLKEADPENGLKDYTSQWVIQDIVRSYSDFVSYPIKMQVEKPKAEESGTVLEDQTLNSMKALWMKPEDQVSEEEYRQFYRHVAHDWKDPLERIVFTTEGMSQMHGLLFIPSQAPYDLFMRDGTSGVNLYVKRILIMEDCKDIVPSYLRFIRGVVDSEDLSLNVSREILQQDRQVRAIKKGVTRKVLQSLKKILSDDRDRYLTFWREFGTVLKEGLAQDDGNGDAIKKLCLFSSTAGQDLTTLEEYISRMKADQEDIHYITGPSVEILRNSPHLEALLEAGEEVLLLADPVDEIWVQGARFGEKSFKSASQGASEPKEEPEEDGTSLLSFIKETLKDTVKDVKISSRLKSSPACIVGDEDDMTPQMERIMKAMGKDVPEVKRILEINLSHQVLKKMTSLMEEDKGSLIPFCHVLYGQALLAEGGALKDPAAFSRHLSSVMEKALC
- a CDS encoding transglycosylase SLT domain-containing protein; translation: MAVKSPPALALSLLLVLIFAPSGLAQSHVEKAKVLDEYIRNQYRSSYTVAKRAEPKPDERLKAIAKGFQRYNKEVSTSAGIQYAGYIMEACAQFGINDPALIAAMIVKESTVRPNARSRYAHGLMQINWNVHKKSIAAKFPWIKTLNDLMVPRNNILVGTWILSRYLNDSGGNMDKALHRYLGTSGTRYVRKIMGYKSTFKKELQRI
- the flgC gene encoding flagellar basal body rod protein FlgC, encoding MKVFSTIDVAGTSLTAHRLWMDTISQNLANVNTTRTPEGGPYLRRVPVFQQILDEIGSDGKVKGGVKVAEIAKDESSAPRLVYQPDHPDSNDEGYVSMPNVSVVREMADMMVASRAYEANLAVTDSAKNMWNNALDILKG
- the flgB gene encoding flagellar basal body rod protein FlgB; amino-acid sequence: MFDKTWKIMEKDLQGLSHRFRAVGQNLANVNTPGYARREVSFEDQLNDVINGPDRLPMASTDPKHMSTHAKSTEDVVPREDRIIDQLYRLDRNNVDPEIEMAKMTEARLGYTGMTRFLTKKVSIYKTAIGGR
- the codY gene encoding GTP-sensing pleiotropic transcriptional regulator CodY, producing MQDLLEKTRLVGRALQSRREGTKPDYSKLAKLLGEFSTANVYILSREGQIMGYSWVSQYHSEAIAAFLEKGYMPESFMERLNQQRETLMSKPDAYIFDDPKDKEEGPEKDALFVPIYGAAERLGTLMLVRFGDTFHTKDFVMAEYLATLVGIEILHDRTKVIEERARERLVVQMAMRALSYSEVESIKHIIRELGSYEGVVIASKVADRVGVTRSVIVNALRKLESAGIIESRSLGMKGTFIKVLSPLFIEELGLEFSQEEEE
- the hslU gene encoding ATP-dependent protease ATPase subunit HslU; the encoded protein is MPLNGNSLIPSAIVKYLDRYIVGQDRAKRAVAVALRNRMRRRLLEPELAREISPKNILMVGPTGVGKTEIARRLAELVNAPFVKVEATKFTEVGYVGRDVESMIRDLVEMSIQMVRKKMLEDVQEPAMEKARERVIDFLVPSRKPQGGGIPTFMSVMKGLSGDQQDAEPETPEEDRMRESTRSKLMDLLAQGKLDDREVEIEVQESHQLGIPMMGGMGMDEMGMNIGEMLGGLMPKKKKRRTMKVKDALRVLQGEEAEKLIDGEAATRLGLEKAQEEGIVFIDEIDKIVSKGSSGGHDVSRDGVQRDLLPVVEGCTVQTKHGQVSTDHILFIAAGAFHQTKPSDLVPELQGRFPIRVELEPLDKGQLSRILTEPHHSLLQQYEALLGTEKVKLVFTDDGVDEIASLAERMNAEMENIGARRLHTMIEQLLEEISFSAPERQGETLTLDRSMVQDKLGPLVKDSDVRRYLL
- the hslV gene encoding ATP-dependent protease subunit HslV codes for the protein MFEGTTILCVRKGSTVAMAGDGQMTLGNQIIKSNTVKVRRLHGGSVLAGFAGSTADAMTLLELFEKKLDEHSGNLMRAAVELGKQWRTDRMLRRLEAMMLVADRQHTILLSGAGDIIEPEHDAAAIGSGAAYALAAARAYLECSDWTVDIIAKKSLGIAASICIYTDDVISMEVLR
- a CDS encoding tyrosine recombinase XerC: MSIHICDAIDGFIHRIQSSGASIHTVTNYGVDLVQFSDYLEGQEKPFLEDLEINLIRSFIRTLSGYGFAPASVNRKLSAVKSLMKHLKKEGLIDRDPSSRVRGPSISERLPRAISVKEVFKVIDMAYDSDQGLRNGALLELMYGSGLRVAEVVSLKWEDLELEERWLKVMGKGSKERAVPFCSMAQKALMGIKAQSPNDYFVFPGKRGGHLTVRTVHRIVVEAAARAGLSDVSPHSLRHSFATHLLEGGASLRVVQELLGHEHLTTTQVYLRITAQHLRSSYESAHPRAGG